ACAATGAAAACCCCTGTCACTGATGACCGTCTGCCCCGTTACCAGCGTCTGCGCGACCAACTGGCCCACGAAATCGCCATGAACCGCTGGCGTCCGGGCGAGGCGATTCCCACTGAAGCTGCCCTGGCCCAGGAATACGCGATCTCCGTGGGCACGGTGCGCAAGGCAGTCGATGCCCTGGTAAGCGAGGGGGTGCTGGAACGCCAGCAAGGGCGCGGTACCTTTATCCGCCGTCCGCAATTCCAATCATCGCTGTTCCGCTTCTTCCGCTTCCAGGGGCCTGGCGGCGAGCGTCGGGTGCCGGAAAGCCGCATCCTGCGTGTGGAGACCGTGCCGGCCCCTTCGGCGGTCAGCCAGGTGCTGGATCTGCCCGCCGATGCGCCGGTCATCCGTATGCAGCGCTTGCGTCTGCTCGATGCCCAGCCGGTGCTGGCCGAGGAGATCTGGCTGTCCCAGGCGCTGTTCCAGCCGCTGCTGGAGGTCGACCTGGACCGCGAGGGACCGCTGCTTTACCCCATCTACGAATCGCTGTGCGGGCAGGTCGTGGCCAGCGCCGAGGAAACCCTGACTGCCGAAGCCGCCAGCGAGGTGCATGCGCGCCTGCTGCACACCGAGCCGGGCAGCCCGGTGGTGGTCATCGAGCGTCTGGCGCGCGACTACGCCCGCAAGCCCCTGGAATGGCGCCGTTCGCGCGGCCATGCCAGGCATTTCCACTACAGCGTCGAGATTCGCTGAGGCCCGCGACGCTTCACTCACCCCCAATAAGGATAAGAACAATGTTCAGTTGGTATCGCCAAATCACTTCCCGGGAGCGCAAGACCTTCTGGGCCTGCTTCGGTGGCTGGTCCCTCGACGCACTCGAAGTACAGATGTTCGGCCTGGCCATTCCCGCGCTGATCGCGGCCTTTGCCCTGAGCAAGAGCGATGCCGGCCTTATCAGCGGCGTGACCCTGGTCACCTCGGCCATCGGCGGCTGGCTGGGCGGTACGCTGTCGGACCGCTACGGGCGGGTTCGCACCCTGCAGTGGATGATTCTGTGGTTCTCGTTCTTCACCTTCCTGTCGGCCTTCGCCACCGGCTTTCACCAGATGCTGGTGATCAAGGCCTTGCAAGGCTTCGGCATTGGCGGCGAATGGGCGGCCGGTGCGGTGCTGATGGCCGAGACCATCCAGAGCAAGTATCGCGGCAAGGTGATGGGCGCGGTGCAAAGCGCCTGGGCCTTTGGCTGGGGTGCGGCGGTGGGCCTGTTCACGCTGATCTACTCCCTTGTGCCGGAAGATATCGCCTGGCGGGTCATGTTCCTGGTCGGCCTGTTACCCGCGCTGCTGGTCATCTACGTACGTCGCAATGTCGAGGAGCCGCCGGTTTCGGCGCACAAACGCGAGGCCTTGCAGGGCAAGAGCCTGCTGGCTTCGATGGCCGGGATCTTCCGCCCTGAGCTGCTGCGCGTGACCCTGCTGGGCGGCATCCTCGGTCTTGGCGCCCACGGTGGCTACCACGCCGTGATGACCTGGTTGCCGACTTTCCTGAAGACCGAACGCAACCTGTCGGTACTCGGTTCCGGCGGCTACCTGGCGGTGATCATCGTGGCGTTCTGGCTGGGCTGCATCGTCAGTGGCCTGCTGATCGACCGTATCGGGCGGCGCAAGAACATCATTCTCTATGCGCTGTGCTGCGTGATCACCGTGC
The Pseudomonas sp. DTU_2021_1001937_2_SI_NGA_ILE_001 DNA segment above includes these coding regions:
- a CDS encoding GntR family transcriptional regulator; amino-acid sequence: MKTPVTDDRLPRYQRLRDQLAHEIAMNRWRPGEAIPTEAALAQEYAISVGTVRKAVDALVSEGVLERQQGRGTFIRRPQFQSSLFRFFRFQGPGGERRVPESRILRVETVPAPSAVSQVLDLPADAPVIRMQRLRLLDAQPVLAEEIWLSQALFQPLLEVDLDREGPLLYPIYESLCGQVVASAEETLTAEAASEVHARLLHTEPGSPVVVIERLARDYARKPLEWRRSRGHARHFHYSVEIR
- a CDS encoding MFS transporter, which encodes MFSWYRQITSRERKTFWACFGGWSLDALEVQMFGLAIPALIAAFALSKSDAGLISGVTLVTSAIGGWLGGTLSDRYGRVRTLQWMILWFSFFTFLSAFATGFHQMLVIKALQGFGIGGEWAAGAVLMAETIQSKYRGKVMGAVQSAWAFGWGAAVGLFTLIYSLVPEDIAWRVMFLVGLLPALLVIYVRRNVEEPPVSAHKREALQGKSLLASMAGIFRPELLRVTLLGGILGLGAHGGYHAVMTWLPTFLKTERNLSVLGSGGYLAVIIVAFWLGCIVSGLLIDRIGRRKNIILYALCCVITVQCYLFLPLTNTQMLFLGFPLGFFAAGIPASLGSFFNELYPADVRGAGVGFCYNFGRVLSAVFPFLVGHMSGYMSLGSAIGIDAGIAYGVAVLAALALPETRGRQLNDSVPGSEAPEPAPAQKA